A region of the Bombus pascuorum chromosome 17, iyBomPasc1.1, whole genome shotgun sequence genome:
TCGGGCAAGGTGTGATGCCATATGCTTATAGTGGATGAGGGTAATTTCGAGGTGAGTAGTTCGACCAAAACAACATTTGACGTGACCGGCTCCTCTAGTTTCTCTAATGCGGCCAGGTTCAGTTTTACCGTCTTAAGAAAATCATCTATGGCTTCAGGTGTTTCCTTTGATATATTGGGATAATCAAGTATCAGACGCCAATGCTGCATACATATTCGACggtgaaaatcaaatttgttCCTTAGCACATTAAGTGCAATTGTATAGTTGGACTCGGTTATATCTAACGAACTTATACTTCTCTCGGCCTTACCGGTCATGGACGATCGCAGGTAGTGGTATTTCTGACACTTGCGTCAGGTTCTCATTTCGATCGATGGCGGACATAAACGTATCGTAAAAGGACTTCCGATTTTCGATGGTGCCGTCGAATTTGGGCAACTGGATGTCTGGCAGTTTGACGGCGGTCCGTTCTGACTTGGTTTCTAATTCGTGATTTGATGACGTCAGACAAGTTGATAATTGGTTTTTACCAGCGAGGATTTTGAGTCGCCCGTTCAGCTCACCGAAATCCTTCAAGGCCTGCGCTTCCTGCGCGAGGTCCTCGTCATCCAGATCGTCTAACTCTTGTTGGCAGGTCAGTCAGTCGACTGCGAACCTCCGAGCCAAACGGACCTCTCAGCCCTAAAAAAAAGGGACAGCTGGCCCAGACCCGAGCAGTGCGCGCGCCAACTAGACAATCTTTCGCGAAGAGAAAGAcaaagtggaaaaaagaaaaaagtggcagaaagtggaaaattgattagtgacaccatcgctataaataggaaaaaaaaataataataaaataaaacaaaataaataaaaaaataggcgaCATCGATAATGAAGCAGAAAGCAAAAAAACGGAACCCTCCCTAAGCCCAACAAAAAAAACCATTGAAAGAAAAGCAATCTCGCCAAAAacggacaaagaaaacaacattagCATAAGACTTTCCGCGCAAAAAACGCGGAAACTCAACCCACAACCAAAGCTAGTGAGAAGGTCCAAAAGACTACCAGACAACCcggaaaacacagaagaagatctcgttctaatccaagaagaaaacaatacaCAAGATACCACCgtcaaagaaaacaaaaatatgaaaactaCAAGAAGCCCTCCCTCACCAGTGATACcaacaaaaaacagatttgaagtGTTACAAACACAGGAAACCACCTTACCGCAACAACAGAATCACACTCAAGCAACGTCAACAAAAGAATCAACAATACAAAATGCGATCGTGGAAACCATAAGAAGgaagaacaatgaaatgcGAATCAAAGCAAACAGGAGGACTACGTCCACAGTGGGAACACCACACacccaagaaaaatcaaactaCACACGAACAAACAGCCCCCTCGCCCCACCTAGGAGGCCGCCGATACCACAAAATCAACATACTCATCTGATCAAACCAAAAGAGCAACCCCCACCGACAAAGGCACCGAGGGAACAAGCACAACAGGAACAGCCCACCAACCACCCTACAGAGGAACAACAGGACGCCCCCTCACCCACAAAAGGTAACAGGCCCCCGCCAATCAACATAACTCATCAAGACCCAAAAGACACCATTGCTCTCTTACAAGACGCTCTCAAAATCAAAAACTTTCACATCAACAGAATACACGCGAACAAACACGCTCTATACCTACATAATCTAAGCGACTACattaaagcaaaagaattacTGATAACAACAAACACAACGTTCTACACATACACACCAAAAGCACAAAAACATCACACGTTCCTATTAAAAGGACTAGACATTAACCtcacagagacagaaatactagaagacttacaagcattaaaaatagacgacatacagtttacgaaagtatcgcgcttctcgacaagaaagtcaagggaaagtaacagactgctcccaatatacatagtacaggtatcccccaatagcaacgtcgtgaaattacaaaaaataaatagactaagctactataaaataacgtgggaaaaaataagaaaaaatgacattaccCAATGCCACAAATGCCAACGATTAGGCCACACAGCACAAAACTGCAACCTAATCTACCGCTGTGTAAAATGCACCGAGCCCCATGGCCCAggcgagtgcaaaataaaaaaagacgatacaatcacaaaggataaaatattctgcgtcaactgcaaaagctacggacaccccgcgtcatacaaagggtgccccaaaatcatagagctgcgccaaaaactttcagaaaaaattaaaaaagacaaagaaacaaaaatcaaacgactagAACAGATAAGCCGAAAATACACCCCAGAACTAAAGTTCTCGGACGCAGTGAAACAACAAGCAAGACCAAAGCAGGAAATCGAAAACCCCCCTCACACAATAAACCCAAAACTAGATTCGCGGGCAAACCAAATCCCAATTACAACCGAGATCATCcctcaacaaataatattaaacgctttcgaagattttaaaaaatgtatcatccaagcactaaatcaacaacaaatacaactcaacgaattaaaaaatgcaatatcatCGCACGAAGACAGGTTCAACACCATCCTTAGATACACTCCTTAGATATCGCAGTCGACAATTAGCCAAAACACACCAAACCAACAAACACAAcataaaacatccaaattagatttaaaacacctgaaaataattgcaataaatgcaaactctctaatctcaaaccaaaaaagatacagtatgctaaccctaataaacaaagaaacccccgacatcgtactcatctcagaaacaaaactgaacaaaagacacaaagtatccttcaaaaactactccataataagacacgacagaCCAAACGCTATCCAAAGAGGAGGAACGGCAATCCTCATAAAAAACCccctgaaattcaaagaaatccaaaacgacaaaataacaaattttaaaacccTGGAGACgacaaccataaaaataaaaataaacaaaaaggaaaacttactCATCACCGCAGCCTACGCAACctacggaaacgaaaaagaatttaacgacgaattcaataacctcttcgaacttttacagcttgacaaacaagaaaacttcCACATAATAGCCGGCGACCTTAACGCAAAACACACAAGCTGGAAAAACCCACTAAACAATACGAGAGGAAACTTCATCAGAAACTGGCTAGACAATAAAAGCATACACTACAAAACAAACCTTTACAGCTCCGAGCTACCCTCCTACCCAAAAGGAGGCTCATACCTCGACATATGCCTAACAGATGCacgactaaaaatccaaaacttacgaccaaataacacgctcaaaaccctagactacgacagcgaccataaagccatactcttacagataaacaaaaacacatccgactacctaacacttgaaacacaaaccgaaacccccaagtacaactacaaaaagacaaactggaaaaaattccaaaaactactcgaacagaaatgcgacctaaatatctacaacaacgtcaacctaacaaacagacaaatcgacacatacatagacgaaatcgaaaaacacatacaaagcgcactccaaaaatccgtcccaaccttcaaacaaaaaaactcTTGCGATCTATatatcaacaacaaaataaaagaactacaacgagacaaaagctacatactctccaaaataaacaatataaaacacaactactcttacgacaaaagagaggaattagaatacctaaaatacctactacacaaaataaaattacaacagaaacaagaattcgcaaattctataaacctctactggacaaacaaaataaaaaatatctccaaaaacgactcagccaacatgttcccacaaataaatcaaatcttcaGACCGAAAGAACAAAACCCCAGCACTCCGCTCAAATTGCCCCCAGAGAAAGCTCCCCTCATCCAAGAAGCAGGTATAGAGATACACAACACCAGCAAAGACACCGagaataacttcataataactaaaacaacagaaaaactagACATCATAGGCACCCACTTCTCCAAAACACACACCCAAAACGAACACATGGGccgagaagaattaaacagaatcatcatcgcagaaacgaacaaactcaaaaacgaaatagaacaagacataacgttaaacaaaacagtctgcacgttctcaaacgaaaacacctcagacaatcccaaacaaccagaaacagaaataaatgattttacaaattataaccaactaaacaaaatcttcgccaagctaaataataaaaaatcctctggcttcgacggcatcccgaacatctcacttaagcacctaccgaacaaaataaaatggtactacacagtactattctataaaaaaaataaagacggctcatcactcacaaacctacgtccaataagtctcctccccaacataagcaaagtatttgaagtagtcatcaacaaccccctaactacattctgcaaaaaaaaaaaacattataccagaaaaccaatttggcttccgacacaaacactccacactacatgcgacaaacaaactcacgtcagacatctgctgggcactaaacgcaaaacaacgagtagccgcctgcttaatagatctcgaaaaagccttcgacacagtctggatcacaggcctcatttataaattaataaaaaaaaacttcccgagatacttaatcaaaatagtaTGGGACATGATCACAATCAGAACATTCCTAATGACCGAGGGTTCTcatacatcgaacaaagaattcaccataaaaaacggactccaacaaggaactgtaaactgtatacaacagtgacatattaaacctgttcgacatgaacaaatctacccacaaacgctccatagccttcgcagacgacctaatcatctacgtaacaggccgcaaaactaaaacaataaacacagacctccaagaactattcgacaaaatcaacgattactaccacacatggaaactaagaatcaacgcaaacaaatgcgaaagcatactgttcaaacccaaaaccagcgaaatcggcccagcagaaagaaaacactgcaaaaatttccaattaaaagaaaaggcatCCGAAGAGTCAATCATACCgcacaaaaactgcgtaaagtacctaggcataaacatagatgacaaactaaattacaaacaacacatagaaacccaactcgccaaggccaataaagcattctggagagcaaaaagactattttattcgaaacatctcaagagcaatgtaaaaacattatgctaccaagctctaattaggccaattataacatacggttgcccaatctggtacaacataccagcaatgctaatggagagaattcgcgttttcgaaagaaaatgcattagagcttgccaaaatgcgtacagatccgaacagagcggatacaaaaaatatataaaaaacaaaaaaatttacgacctagccaacattcaccgcattgactgtcacatactaaaactagcaagaaatcatttcgcacaagcgtcaaaaataaaagaaaacagcctaatcttcagcggcttatacccaaacgtactatattacaaaaatacaatgacaacaggctacatccccccagaagcgttcctatacctagacgaaaaaaattacctccaagaccaaaacaatatcccgataattttccacataaaaagaaaaacagggataaagacaatactctacgaggaaaacttaaacggactgactgcagacaccaggtggaggtacaacatggccctcccccaaaaagacactaaagacaaacacagaaaaaacacaaaaaaatattggtggattccaaaaccataagaaaatataagtgaaaactaccaattcgacaaaaaaaccattcctaccaccgtgcAAATGTATACcacaatgtatatcgctgaagtgcctaatgaaccatcaacatcccaacggtccttccaccgaaggctctagaagaaagagcgtgtggcaacggccgcggacgcctggcaaatgcgtggacgatggggatgttgagggataacaaaagaaagcgatcggatccgatcgaaagtaaaaaatcataagagcttcagtcttaaaaggtcacgcttagagctcggaagtagattgtaaaaccaagtgttagaagaaaaataaagtttctttttttttttattcttttttcttgttcttttgcataattttacgtgacgttttggcgatcctgccaggataGTGAAAAGTGTTTGTTCGGAAACCAAAAGACATTCATCATCTACGAAAGATAGAATTATTTGGGACTACGGTCATCCGCAACAACAAAGTAACTATCACGAACCAAGCGAAGTGACAATAAAAGTGAAATCAGCGCAATAATGTCTAAGGCAACCGAATCTCAAACTTCAACCTCAACTGACCCAATGTTGCGAGCAATATGGGACAGTATTCAAAAACAGAATGAGAATATTGCCCTTTTACGAGAGGAAATGTTACGTTTGTCTATGCAAAATGACGAAGAGAACAGACACAGGACAGCAGAAATCGAGAATCTCGGGAAAACCGTCGCAGCGCTACGGACTGGGTTCGGATCCCCTGCGACCGATGACTTTGCTTCCATTATCACCGAAGACAATGAAAGTGCGTCGACAGCAATCAGTCGCACCGGGAATATGGCAGAAGCACGCAAACTGTCAGGGTTAGCAGCTCCAGACATCCCACCTGTTCACCTCAATATCGAACAACCCGAGGTGGAAGAAAGAGGCTATTTTCCGCCCGCTTCTCCCACTCTACGAGCTAAGGATGCAATACGCTACATCCCAACGCTCAACGGAGATGATGATGTAGGAGTTGAAGACTTCATCAAAGAAGTGAGAAGTATGAAGGATCGCTGTATGGAGCAAGATCTGTTGCTAAAAGcaataaaagtggaaaaaatcgtGGGAAAAGCAGCccaaagtattcgcaacattcCTATTGAGTGTTACAGTGATCTGTACGACGCACTGAGAAATAACTTAGCAGCACAAGTGACTTCGAATGAGTACCAAGAACAATTACGAGAGTTGAGACAGGGGCGCGAGGAATCAGtgcaaagttttaatattcggTTTAGAAGAATACTCAACCGTTTGCTGTACGCAATAACCAATGAGTACCCACAACCACtgacacgtaaaattatgaccGAAGAAATCACGAAGAAGACTGTTCGTGTGTTCCTAAAGGGACTCAGACGCGACATAGGGCGAATATTATTAAGCAGTGAACCCTTGAATCTTCCGGAAGCTGAAAAAAAGGCAGCCGATGTAGAACGCTACTTGCGAGAAGAACGACAACCTAATTGGTCATGTAATCGGTTACCTTCCGCTAGTAATCGCGCAAACAACCAGCCAATGCAGGTAAGACGATCTAATGTACCATCAAGATCGCCTAACACGCCAGCAGCTCAGAAACCTGCTACATTTAaccaaatagaaaatagaccACCTGCTGAACGCGCGCAGATGAAGTGCTTCAAGTGCGGAAAGCTGGGACATATTGCCAACAAGTGTCAAAATTTTCTACCACCGAGCCAGCGCGATCGACCACCCGCAAGGATTCAGGCAGTCCAGGAAAGGGACGAAATACAAGGAACAACATCGAACCAGGAGATGGACGAACCGTACGAGACATACGAGTCAACATCGCCACGGGAAGACTACTCGCAATACCTTTGTCAACCCGAACCGAAGAGCGAGTATTTCTGGTCGACACAGGAGCAGGCATAAACCTGGTGAAACGTAACAAAACTGTCAACGCGATACAAATAGGgcctaaacaaaaattttctatgggaCGAGACAAATACGAAACTAACGAATacgtaacgaaacgaatttttggACAAAATCACATTTTTCACATAGTACCGAACAACTTCCCTATTATCGAAGATGGAATCATTGGGCTACCATGTTTAGAGAAGTATAACTATTCAATAtccaatgacaaaatccgactaaacgacaaaaccattttatttcagaaaccAATACACTTAACTCCTGGAGAAAACAGAGTTCAAACAATCTATCTGGAAGGCAAACCAACTAAAGTATGTTTTATCAACACTGGTGAgcaaaacattgaaatttctagcaatattcaaaattctcaTGACTTTTCCAACGTATCAAAACTAAAAAGCCTAGTGAGAACAGATCACATTGAAAAACCAATCCGTGAATCCAtcgaaaagattattttccattatattGACATCTTTAATTTAGAAACCGATCTTTTGCCCTGTACTAATTTAACTCAGCACACAATTTCGTTAACTAAAGACAAAATCATTAACACACGATCGTATAGACCACCGGAATGTCACCGTGACGAGATTTCGCGACAAATAGGAGACatgttgaagaaaaatattatagaagaatcCGAATCTCCTTATAACTCTCCGGTATGGGTAGTTCCAAAAAAATTAGACGCCtcaggaaaacagaaatggaggATAGTTATCGATTTCAGGAAACTAAATGAACTCACAGAACAAGACGCTTACCCTTTACCCGATATAGACGACATTTTAACACAATTAGGAaacgcaaaattcttttcgGCACTTGATTTATCCTCAGGATTCCACCAAATTCCAATGAACgagaaatctaaaaaatataccgCTTTTTCGACACCGCAAGGGCATTTTCAGTTCAATCGAATGCCATTCGGACTTAAAAACGCACCCGCTACCTTTCAAAGATTAATGGACAGAGCCTTGACTGGACTTGTAGGAAAATACTGCTTTGTTTATTTGGACGACATAGTGATATTCGGAGAAACGATTCAAGAACATAACGAAAACCTCGCGATAGTATTTCAGAGACTCAGGGAATTAGGACTTAAATTGCAATCGGACAAATGTGAATTCGTAAAACCGGAACTAGAATACTTAGGCCATGTAGTTTCATCCGAAGGAGTTAAACCAAACCCCAAGAAATTAGACGCTGTAAAAAACTTTCGATTACCCCGCAATGCCACGGACGTGAAATCATTCTTAGGTTTAGCAGGTTATTACCGCaaattcattcgaaacttttccAAAATCGCGAAAAGCCTTACAGACTTAACAAAAAAGGACACACCATTTCATTGGACTGACAAACACCAGACTAGCTTTGATACTTTAAAAGACAAACTCTGTAATTTCCCAATATTAGCTTATCCAGACTTTAACAAAACCTTTACCTTAACTACCGACGCAAGTAACGAAGGACTAGGAGCAATAC
Encoded here:
- the LOC132915545 gene encoding proteoglycan 4-like, whose translation is MLIVDEGNFEVSSSTKTTFDVTGSSSFSNAARFSFTVLRKSSMASGDIDNEAESKKTEPSLSPTKKTIERKAISPKTDKENNISIRLSAQKTRKLNPQPKLVRRSKRLPDNPENTEEDLVLIQEENNTQDTTVKENKNMKTTRSPPSPVIPTKNRFEVLQTQETTLPQQQNHTQATSTKESTIQNAIVETIRRKNNEMRIKANRRTTSTVGTPHTQEKSNYTRTNSPLAPPRRPPIPQNQHTHLIKPKEQPPPTKAPREQAQQEQPTNHPTEEQQDAPSPTKAPSYPPTQKEAHTSTYA